From one Lycium barbarum isolate Lr01 chromosome 6, ASM1917538v2, whole genome shotgun sequence genomic stretch:
- the LOC132644792 gene encoding protein RETICULATA-RELATED 4, chloroplastic-like encodes MAAIATAITTSYLSNNSFSHYQSSTFRFSSLSYPINSSSLSLNAKRHPPRTTSFPIFSSHGGDSNIGGGGGVGGGGGGGGKDDGNAGERNKKEAMMALAEAERTLDSLPKDLAAAIEAGKIPQAIVHRFLELEKSPVLRWLLGFGGFRERLLADDLFLTKVAIECGIGIFTKSAAELEKRRENFKKELDFVCADVVMAIVADFMLVWLPAPTVILRPSLAISSGPLTKLFYNCPDNAFQVVLAGTSYSFLQRLGAIVRNGAKLFAVGSGASLVGTGVTNTLINARKAIDKTFAGEAENLPVLSSSAAYGVYMAVSANLRYQILAGIIEQRILEPLLHKNKIALSALCFVFRTGNTFLGSLMWVDFARWVGIQRSREQKET; translated from the exons ATGGCGGCTATCGCCACCGCCATAACCACCTCCTACCTCTCTAACAACTCTTTCAGCCACTACCAATCTTCAACCTTTCGTTTCTCATCACTCAGTTATCCAATCAACTCTTCATCTCTTTCTCTAAATGCCAAACGTCACCCTCCTCGGACTACTTCTTTTCCAATATTCTCTAGTCATGGCGGTGACAGTAATATCGGTGGAGGTGGCGGCGTAGGAGGAGGCGGAGGTGGAGGAGGGAAGGATGATGGAAATGCAGGGGAAAGGAACAAGAAAGAAGCAATGATGGCTTTAGCTGAAGCTGAAAGAACATTGGACAGTTTGCCTAAGGACTTGGCTGCTGCAATTGAGGCTGGGAAGATACCTCAGGCCATCGTTCACCGGTTCTTGGAGCTCGAAAAGTCACCCGTGCTTCGGTGGTTGCTTGGTTTTGGTGGGTTTAGAGAACGGCTACTGGCTGATGATCTTTTCTTGACTAAAGTTGCTATAGAGTGTGGCATTGGTATCTTTACTAAG AGTGCTGCAGAGCTGGAGAAGCGTAGGGAGAATTTCAAAAAGGAGCTGGACTTTGTCTGTGCTGATGTG GTGATGGCCATTGTTGCTGATTTTATGCTGGTCTGGCTCCCAGCTCCTACTGTTATTCTCCGTCCTTCTCTTGCAATTAGCTCTGGGCCTCTTACTAAACTTTTCTACAACTGCCCAGACAACGCATTTCAG GTTGTGTTGGCTGGTACTTCCTATTCATTTTTACAGAGACTGGGCGCCATAGTG AGAAATGGGGCCAAACTATTTGCAGTTGGTTCAGGTGCATCTCTG GTTGGTACAGGCGTAACAAATACTTTAATCAATGCACGGAAGGCTATTGATAAAACCTTTGCTGGTGAAGCTGAGAATCTACCAGTTCTGTCGAGCAGTGCTGCATATGGTGTTTACATGGCAGTCTCAGCCAACCTTAG GTACCAAATCCTTGCTGGAATTATTGAACAACGAATATTGGAGCCCTTGCTACACAAGAACAAGATCGCCCTCAGTGCACTGTGCTTCGTTTTTCGAACTGGCAATACCTTTTTGGGATCATTGAT GTGGGTGGATTTTGCACGTTGGGTTGGAATCCAAAGATCACGAGAACAAAAAGAAACTTAG